One part of the Vitis riparia cultivar Riparia Gloire de Montpellier isolate 1030 chromosome 8, EGFV_Vit.rip_1.0, whole genome shotgun sequence genome encodes these proteins:
- the LOC117920350 gene encoding YTH domain-containing protein ECT4-like isoform X2 has protein sequence MATVAPPSDQAADLLQKLSLDPQAKSLEVSEQAKKFVSVDSGDLANGLGKPFERSATHLHQDFVDPNMCYLPNGYPSTYYFAPGYDGQMNEWGDGVEMPPGVYGDIYHHGFGYPYGTYPPPGSPVPTMGHDGQLYGPQHYQYPTPYYQPQAPNGGPYAPSQVTAPQGDVSTSVAPDQVPLSVEAAKGNTNNLVNGGNVNGNNGPKALRPSHQNSSLSSNGSYGRASLPTGVPSSGYQDPRFGFDGTRSLIPSADMFSDGQSKHVASVGFSSPVSHANNFPSGRNQNFRPIPQLMHARAASGLGQASGFMSRMYPNNRMYDQYGNAFRTGSGFGSNGYDSRTSGRGWLTVDSRYRNKSRANSVLGYGNENMDGLNELNRGPRAKGFKNQKGFGPVTLAVRGQNLQLNGNNSNSDGNLTLVPDKEQYNREDFPENYSDAKFFIIKSYSEDDVHKSIKYNMWASTANGNKKLDAAYQEAQGKSGSCPIFLLFSVNASGQFVGVAEMVGSVDFNRSLEYWQQDKWTGCFPVKWHVIKDIPNSLLKHITLENNENKPVTNSRDTQEVKFEQGIQVLKIFKNHSSKTTILDDFGFYEARQRTMQEKRAKQQLFQKQVRDVKSTDGVATDDKDRLHQSVDVASSLIKEPTGPVKANGELKALEEIGSAAVADDAPKSAKQDVLSEKRVVPNGVANAC, from the exons ATGGCAACCGTTGCCCCGCCGTCTGATC AAGCTGCAGATTTACTGCAGAAGCTGTCATTAGACCCCCAGGCCAAGAGCCTTGAAGTATCTGAGCAGGCTAAGAAG TTTGTGTCTGTTGATTCGGGTGATTTGGCTAATGGTTTGGGTAAACCATTTGAGCGATCCGCCACACATTTACATCAAGATTTCGTGGATCCAAATATGTGTTACCTTCCTAATGGATACCCATCTACTTATTATTTTGCACCAG GTTATGATGGGCAAATGAACGAGTGGGGTGATGGCGTTGAGATGCCTCCT GGTGTATACGGTGATATATATCACCATGGTTTTGGTTATCCATATGGAACGTATCCCCCACCAGGTTCACCTGTTCCCACCATGGGACACGATGGTCAGTTGTATGGACCACAACATTACCAGTATCCTACTCCTTATTACCAGCCTCAAGCTCCAAATGGTGGGCCTTATGCTCCCAGCCAAGTCACTGCTCCCCAGGGGGATGTCTCTACTTCAGTTGCACCCGACCAAGTTCCTTTATCTGTTGAAGCGGCTAAAGGGAATACAAACAATCTAGTAAATGGTGGGAATGTGAATGGAAATAATGGCCCAAAAGCACTTAGACCGAGCCACCAAAACTCATCTTTAAGTTCAAATGGTTCCTATGGAAGGGCATCACTGCCAACAGGTGTTCCATCTTCAGGTTATCAGGATCCAAGGTTTGGGTTTGATGGAACTAGATCATTGATCCCTTCAGCAGATATGTTTTCTGATGGTCAGTCCAAACATGTAGCAAGTGTGGGTTTCTCATCACCAGTTTCTCATGCCAACAACTTTCCATCTGGAAGGAATCAGAATTTTCGCCCTATTCCGCAACTGATG CATGCAAGGGCGGCATCTGGCTTGGGCCAGGCTTCTGGATTCATGAGCCGCATGTACCCAAACAATAGGATGTATGACCAGTATGGGAATGCATTCCGGACAGGTTCTGGATTTGGATCTAATGGCTATGATTCAAGAACAAGTGGGCGTGGTTGGTTGACTGTTGACAGCAGGTACAGAAACAAGAGCCGAGCCAATAGTGTCCTTGGCTATGGGAATGAGAATATGGATGGCTTGAATGAACTGAACAGAGGGCCTAGAGCCAAGGGTTTTAAGAATCAAAAGGGGTTTGGACCTGTCACATTAGCTGTCAGGGGCCAGAACCTCCAATTAAATGGGAATAATAGTAATAGCGATGGTAATTTGACTCTGGTTCCAGACAAGGAGCAGTACAACAGAGAAGATTTCCCTGAGAACTACTCAGATGCCAAGTTTTTCATCATTAAATCCTATAGTGAAGATGATGTTCATAAAAGCATTAAGTATAATATGTGGGCCAGCACAGCTAATGGCAATAAGAAGCTTGATGCAGCATATCAGGAAGCACAAGGAAAGTCTGGCAGCTGCCCCATATTTCTGTTATTTTCA GTCAATGCCAGTGGGCAGTTTGTTGGTGTAGCAGAGATGGTGGGCTCTGTAGACTTTAACAGGAGTTTGGAGTATTGGCAACAGGACAAGTGGACTGGTTGCTTTCCTGTGAAATGGCATGTGATAAAAGACATTCCAAATAGTTTGTTGAAGCACATTACTcttgaaaacaatgaaaataagcCTGTCACTAATAGCAGGGACACACAAGAG GTTAAATTTGAGCAAGGCATTCAagtcctcaaaattttcaagaatcattCAAGTAAGACGACCATCCTAGATGATTTTGGGTTTTATGAGGCACGACAGAGAACAATGCAGGAAAAAAGGGCTAAGCAACAGCTGTTTCAAAAACAG GTACGGGATGTGAAATCCACTGATGGTGTTGCAACTGATGATAAAGACAGATTACATCAATCTGTGGATGTTGCTTCATCGTTGATCAAGGAACCAACAGGCCCAGTTAAGGCTAATGGGGAGCTGAAGGCACTGGAAGAGATTGGATCTGCTGCAGTGGCCGATGATGCTCCAAAAAGCGCCAAACAGGATGTATTGTCAGAGAAGAGAGTTGTACCAAATGGGGTTGCTAATGCTTGCTAA
- the LOC117920715 gene encoding T-complex protein 1 subunit theta, giving the protein MGFQMQPYGVQSMLKEGHKHLSGLEEAVLKNIDACKQLSVITRTSLGPNGMNKMVINHLDKIFVTNDAATIVNELEVQHPAAKILVLASKAQQEEIGDGANLTISFAGELLQNAEELIRMGLHPSEIISGYSKAINKTVEILEELVEKGSEKMDVRNKEQVISRMKAAVASKQFGQEDILCPLIADACIQVCPKNPVNFNVDNVRVAKLLGGGLHNCTVVRGMALKTDAVGSIKRVEKAKVAVFASGVDTSATETKGTVLIHSAEQLENYAKTEEAKIEELIKAVADSGAKVIVSGGAVGEMALHFCERYKLMVLKISSKFELRRFCRTTGAVAVLKLSQPNPDDLGYVDSVSVEEIGGVRVTIVKNEEGGNSVCTVVLRGSTDSILDDLERAVDDGVNTYKAMCRDSRIVPGAAATEIELARKLKEFSFKETGLDQYAIAKFAESFEMVPKTLAENAGLNAMEIISSLYAEHSTGNTKVGIDLDQGVVCKDVSTMNVWDLYITKYFALKYAADAACTVLRVDQIIMAKPAGGPKRDPAAGMDED; this is encoded by the exons atggGGTTCCAAATGCAGCCATATGGTGTACAATCGATGCTCAAAGAAGGTCACAAGCATCTCTCTGGCCTTGAGGAAGCAGTTCTCAAGAACATTGACGCCTGCAAGCAACTCTCCGTTATCACTCGCACGTCTCTCGGTCCCAATG GAATGAATAAGATGGTCATCAATCATTTAGACAAGATCTTTGTGACGAATGATGCTGCAACTATTGTAAATGAGCTTGAGGTTCAGCATCCTGCCGCCAAGATTTTGGTTTTGGCTAGCAAGGCTCAACAGGAGGAAATCGGTGATGGGGCTAATTTGACAATTTCTTTTGCTGGAGAGCTCCTCCAAAATGCTGAGGAGCTTATCAGGATGGGGCTGCACCCGAGTGAGATCATCAGTGGATACTCAAAAGCCATTAATAAG ACtgttgaaattttggaagaattggttgaaaaaggttctGAAAAAATGGATGTGCGAAACAAGGAGCAAGTTATTTCCCGAATGAAAGCTGCTGTCGCCAGCAAGCAATTTGGACAAGAAGACATTTTATGTCCTCTCATTGCAGAT GCATGCATTCAAGTGTGCCCAAAGAACCCAGTTAACTTCAATGTTGATAATGTCCGAGTTGCTAAGCTTCTGGGAGGAGGTCTTCATAATTGCACAGTAGTTCGAGGTATGGCTTTGAAAACTGATGCTGTTGGGAGTATAAAGAGAGTGGAAAAGGCAAAA GTTGCGGTGTTTGCCAGTGGTGTTGATACCTCTGCAACAGAAACAAAAGGAACTGTCCTAATTCATAGTGCTGAGCAG CTTGAGAATTACGCAAAAACTGAAGAAGCCAAAATTGAAGAGCTCATCAAAGCTGTTGCAGATTCAGGTGCCAAAGTAATTGTTAGTGGAGGGGCAGTTGGAGAGATGGCATTGCATTTCTGTGAGCGATACAA ACTTATGGTTTTGAAAATCAGCTCAAAGTTTGAACTGCGGCGATTTTGCCGTACAACTGGAGCTGTTGCTGTT CTGAAGCTTAGCCAGCCAAACCCAGATGATCTAGGATATGTAGATTCTGTTTCGGTTGAGGAAATTGGCGGTGTTAGG GTCACCATTGTGAAAAATGAAGAAGGTGGAAACTCTGTATGCACTGTGGTTTTACGAGGAAGTACTGATAGTATATTAGATGACCTTGAAAGAGCAGTTGATGACGGTGTAAATACATACAAG GCAATGTGCAGGGACAGCCGGATTGTGCCTGGAGCTGCAGCTACAGAAATTGAGCTTGCTAGAAAATTGAAGGAATTCTCTTTTAAAGAGACAGG ATTGGATCAGTATGCCATTGCAAAGTTTGCTGAAAGTTTTGAGATGGTTCCTAAAACCCTAGCTGAGAATGCTGGGCTTAACGCCATGGAgataatatcttctctatatgcTGAGCATTCAACTGGAAACACCAAAGTGGGCATTGACTTGGATCAAGGTGTTGTCTGTAAGGATGTTTCAACAATGAATGTTTGGGACCTCTACATCACTAA GTATTTTGCTCTTAAATATGCTGCAGATGCTGCCTGTACTGTACTACGAGTGGACCAG ATTATAATGGCAAAACCAGCGGGCGGCCCAAAAAGAGATCCAGCTGCTGGGATGGATGAGGACTAG
- the LOC117920350 gene encoding YTH domain-containing protein ECT4-like isoform X1, giving the protein MATVAPPSDQAADLLQKLSLDPQAKSLEVSEQAKKFVSVDSGDLANGLGKPFERSATHLHQDFVDPNMCYLPNGYPSTYYFAPGYDGQMNEWGDGVEMPPGVYGDIYHHGFGYPYGTYPPPGSPVPTMGHDGQLYGPQHYQYPTPYYQPQAPNGGPYAPSQVTAPQGDVSTSVAPDQVPLSVEAAKGNTNNLVNGGNVNGNNGPKALRPSHQNSSLSSNGSYGRASLPTGVPSSGYQDPRFGFDGTRSLIPSADMFSDGQSKHVASVGFSSPVSHANNFPSGRNQNFRPIPQLMHARAASGLGQASGFMSRMYPNNRMYDQYGNAFRTGSGFGSNGYDSRTSGRGWLTVDSRYRNKSRANSVLGYGNENMDGLNELNRGPRAKGFKNQKGFGPVTLAVRGQNLQLNGNNSNSDGNLTLVPDKEQYNREDFPENYSDAKFFIIKSYSEDDVHKSIKYNMWASTANGNKKLDAAYQEAQGKSGSCPIFLLFSVNASGQFVGVAEMVGSVDFNRSLEYWQQDKWTGCFPVKWHVIKDIPNSLLKHITLENNENKPVTNSRDTQEVKFEQGIQVLKIFKNHSSKTTILDDFGFYEARQRTMQEKRAKQQLFQKQARILVRDVKSTDGVATDDKDRLHQSVDVASSLIKEPTGPVKANGELKALEEIGSAAVADDAPKSAKQDVLSEKRVVPNGVANAC; this is encoded by the exons ATGGCAACCGTTGCCCCGCCGTCTGATC AAGCTGCAGATTTACTGCAGAAGCTGTCATTAGACCCCCAGGCCAAGAGCCTTGAAGTATCTGAGCAGGCTAAGAAG TTTGTGTCTGTTGATTCGGGTGATTTGGCTAATGGTTTGGGTAAACCATTTGAGCGATCCGCCACACATTTACATCAAGATTTCGTGGATCCAAATATGTGTTACCTTCCTAATGGATACCCATCTACTTATTATTTTGCACCAG GTTATGATGGGCAAATGAACGAGTGGGGTGATGGCGTTGAGATGCCTCCT GGTGTATACGGTGATATATATCACCATGGTTTTGGTTATCCATATGGAACGTATCCCCCACCAGGTTCACCTGTTCCCACCATGGGACACGATGGTCAGTTGTATGGACCACAACATTACCAGTATCCTACTCCTTATTACCAGCCTCAAGCTCCAAATGGTGGGCCTTATGCTCCCAGCCAAGTCACTGCTCCCCAGGGGGATGTCTCTACTTCAGTTGCACCCGACCAAGTTCCTTTATCTGTTGAAGCGGCTAAAGGGAATACAAACAATCTAGTAAATGGTGGGAATGTGAATGGAAATAATGGCCCAAAAGCACTTAGACCGAGCCACCAAAACTCATCTTTAAGTTCAAATGGTTCCTATGGAAGGGCATCACTGCCAACAGGTGTTCCATCTTCAGGTTATCAGGATCCAAGGTTTGGGTTTGATGGAACTAGATCATTGATCCCTTCAGCAGATATGTTTTCTGATGGTCAGTCCAAACATGTAGCAAGTGTGGGTTTCTCATCACCAGTTTCTCATGCCAACAACTTTCCATCTGGAAGGAATCAGAATTTTCGCCCTATTCCGCAACTGATG CATGCAAGGGCGGCATCTGGCTTGGGCCAGGCTTCTGGATTCATGAGCCGCATGTACCCAAACAATAGGATGTATGACCAGTATGGGAATGCATTCCGGACAGGTTCTGGATTTGGATCTAATGGCTATGATTCAAGAACAAGTGGGCGTGGTTGGTTGACTGTTGACAGCAGGTACAGAAACAAGAGCCGAGCCAATAGTGTCCTTGGCTATGGGAATGAGAATATGGATGGCTTGAATGAACTGAACAGAGGGCCTAGAGCCAAGGGTTTTAAGAATCAAAAGGGGTTTGGACCTGTCACATTAGCTGTCAGGGGCCAGAACCTCCAATTAAATGGGAATAATAGTAATAGCGATGGTAATTTGACTCTGGTTCCAGACAAGGAGCAGTACAACAGAGAAGATTTCCCTGAGAACTACTCAGATGCCAAGTTTTTCATCATTAAATCCTATAGTGAAGATGATGTTCATAAAAGCATTAAGTATAATATGTGGGCCAGCACAGCTAATGGCAATAAGAAGCTTGATGCAGCATATCAGGAAGCACAAGGAAAGTCTGGCAGCTGCCCCATATTTCTGTTATTTTCA GTCAATGCCAGTGGGCAGTTTGTTGGTGTAGCAGAGATGGTGGGCTCTGTAGACTTTAACAGGAGTTTGGAGTATTGGCAACAGGACAAGTGGACTGGTTGCTTTCCTGTGAAATGGCATGTGATAAAAGACATTCCAAATAGTTTGTTGAAGCACATTACTcttgaaaacaatgaaaataagcCTGTCACTAATAGCAGGGACACACAAGAG GTTAAATTTGAGCAAGGCATTCAagtcctcaaaattttcaagaatcattCAAGTAAGACGACCATCCTAGATGATTTTGGGTTTTATGAGGCACGACAGAGAACAATGCAGGAAAAAAGGGCTAAGCAACAGCTGTTTCAAAAACAGGCAAGAATCTTG GTACGGGATGTGAAATCCACTGATGGTGTTGCAACTGATGATAAAGACAGATTACATCAATCTGTGGATGTTGCTTCATCGTTGATCAAGGAACCAACAGGCCCAGTTAAGGCTAATGGGGAGCTGAAGGCACTGGAAGAGATTGGATCTGCTGCAGTGGCCGATGATGCTCCAAAAAGCGCCAAACAGGATGTATTGTCAGAGAAGAGAGTTGTACCAAATGGGGTTGCTAATGCTTGCTAA
- the LOC117919801 gene encoding photosynthetic NDH subunit of subcomplex B 2, chloroplastic, translated as MASSLLSFSLPKSNLIKACSSPPTATSTLSIPDTLDQKFGRKGIKFLESGNVPLVELTVRNGSSLRLRIPDGLVTSYKPKVNWKDDGFEEVLYTLPAAASDSTKPKGGIGLVINDVSDPASKLSPLSTEWAVKDVDSDAIDALQVELSCTSGTLDITYVVSLYPESMATAVLVNNNGRKPVSLTSAMLSHFKFKRRGGAAIQGLKGCSYCSHPPLSSPFEILSPAEAMKTESPGWFSFDSESEKKRGSWTVQDDPYIILKNKLSRVYTTPPTERLKEFYDTPPSKYETIDQGRELFFRVIRIGYEDIYLSSPGSLSEKYGKDYFICTGPASILVPVVVNPGEGWRAAQVIEHDNL; from the exons ATGGcctcttctcttctttcattctctctccCCAAATCAAACTTGATCAAGGCCTGCTCTTCCCCTCCTACTGCAACCTCCACCCTCTCCATCCCGGACACTCTTGACCAAAAATTTGGTCGCAAAGGCATTAAATTCTTGGAATCTGGCAATGTTCCACTGGTTGAGCTGACTGTTAGAAATGGCAGTTCTCTCCGGCTTCGAATACCAGATGGCCTTGTCACCTCTTACAAGCCCAAAGTCAACTGGAAGGATGATGGGTTTGAGGAGGTTCTTTACACTCTCCCTGCAGCTGCCTCAGATTCTACCAAGCCCAAAGGTGGGATTGGTTTGGTCATCAATGATGTATCCGACCCTGCTTCCAAACTCTCTCCCCTCTCCACTGAATGGGCTGTGAAGGATGTTGATTCTGATGCCATTGATGCTCTCCAG GTTGAATTGAGCTGCACCAGTGGAACTCTTGATATAACCTATGTTGTCTCACTCTATCCAGAAAGCATGGCAACAGCAGTTCTTGTTAATAACAATGGCCGCAAGCCTGTGTCTCTTACCAGTGCAATGCTTAGCCATTTCAAATTTAAGAGACGAGGTGGAGCAGCGATCCAAGGGCTCAAGGGCTGCTCTTACTGCTCACACCCTCCTTTATCTTCACCCTTTGAGATTTTATCTCCTGCTGAAGCAATGAAAACTGAGTCTCCTGGCTGGTTCTCTTTTGATTCTGAGTCTGAAAAAAAACGGGGCTCCTGGACCGTACAAGATGATCCATACATCATTTTGAAGAATAAACTGAGTAGAGTATACACAACCCCACCAACAGAAAGATTGAAGGAGTTCTACGACACCCCACCTTCAAAATATGAGACCATTGATCAG GGCCGTGAGCTTTTCTTCAGGGTAATACGCATTGGTTATGAAGACATCTACTTGTCCAGCCCTGGTTCCCTCTCAGAGAAGTATGGGAAGGACTATTTTATCTGCACTGGCCCTGCGTCAATTCTGGTGCCTGTGGTTGTGAACCCTGGTGAAGGGTGGAGAGCAGCACAAGTTATTGAGCATGACAATTTgtaa
- the LOC117921248 gene encoding uncharacterized protein LOC117921248: MEEGKAEQEVDELEILLKLIPNATSGSWHPQNSIQKYSSTDFERNHLHEETRESFPPPPALSFGKQGNSFEGTCDGKIETYGRLDGDRLGLEGGHQTPIKIMDQEESNLPSEQSLSSSLAELSFKGEEEAIKAANSQRLDHTFLLDDQFANLLKDSLPLSPQSHSILTRTNTEDIPPNRFDQFNVEMNGKRNVDFLKFDDQVQGEKAVSCQLLAYQTNPSQVLLTVSSPGTEVPDVPCSQSYFSSLQSPVLGMQSQEFTESHIPWLHAEEERYSIMHKKYLHWHDLQNQRSEARNLIQASENASNVIRTWNIEKSYVNNPISYQYENFSEESFHSDGAIPRRFGCSGSNLISSILCRYYAQGFCGRGENCPFTHGQRKKCPISFANPQPALSPKDFNVVQGFGKMGEQSYPEKILMRKNGLNSVKEINFIRESELFTNSSSNGRMISNGHFYHNAHIVGTRSSPVDGRKYWPQPLDTKDSRHDNLRLQTRKYNSVDEVTGRIYLMAKDQSGCRFLQRKMTEGNAEDIEKIFLEIVGHVVELMTHPFGNYLVQKLLEVCSEDQRTQIVFAITAKAGDLLTVSINMHGTRSVQKVIETIKSPEQFWMVVASLKPGIVNLIKDLNGYHVAECCLQYLMPGYIEFLFEAVSAHCVELATDCHGCRVLQKCLGHSDGEHRRRLLSAIIANALILSQDPFGNYVVQYVFELEGSWARTEVLNQLEGYYRYLSMQKYSSNVVEKCLKYAGEEQFARIIQEFMDHPQLDQMMLDPYANYVIQTALNHSKGALHAALLEAIRPHIPALRTNPYGKKVLSSCGLKK, translated from the exons ATGGAAGAAGGAAAGGCTGAACAAGAAGTCGATGAGCTCGAGATCCTATTAAAGTTGATACCAAATGCCACTTCTGGAAGTTGGCATCCTCAGAATTCTATACAGAAATATTCCTCAACGGATTTTGAACGGAATCATTTGCATGAAGAGACTAGAGAGTCCTTTCCTCCTCCTCCTGCTTTGTCCTTTGGCAAACAAGGCAATTCATTTGAAGGAACTTGTGATGGGAAAATTGAAACCTACGGAAGGTTAGATGGTGACAGATTAGGCCTAGAAGGCGGTCACCAGACACCCATCAAGATTATGGACCAGGAGGAGTCTAACCTGCCCAGTGAGCAATCCCTTTCATCTTCATTAGCAGAATTGAGCTTCAAAGGGGAAGAAGAGGCAATTAAAGCTGCCAATTCTCAGAGGCTCGATCACACCTTTTTACTGGATGATCAATTTGCAAACTTGCTAAAAGACTCTCTCCCCCTTTCTCCACAATCACATAGTATACTTACTAGAACAAATACTGAGGACATCCCACCAAACCGCTTTGATCAATTCAATGTGGAAATGAATGGGAAACGCAATGTGGACTTTCTGAAGTTTGATGATCAAGTGCAGGGGGAGAAAGCTGTTTCTTGCCAGCTGTTAGCTTATCAAACAAATCCTTCTCAGGTTCTTTTGACCGTTTCTTCTCCTGGAACCGAGGTTCCAGATGTGCCCTGTTCGCAAAGTTACTTCTCAAGTCTGCAGTCTCCTGTTCTTGGAATGCAATCACAAGAATTTACAGAGTCTCACATTCCATGGCTGCATGCAGAGGAGGAGCGGTATTCCATAATGCATAAGAAATATCTGCACTGGCATGATCTCCAAAATCAGCGATCAGAAGCCCGAAATCTGATTCAGGCCAGTGAGAATGCATCAAATGTGATTAGAACTTGGAACATTGAAAAATCATATGTCAACAATCCCATTTCCTatcaatatgaaaattttagtgAAGAATCCTTTCACAGCGATGGTGCAATTCCCAGGAGATTTGGTTGTTCAGGCTCCAATTTAATCAGCAGCATTCTTTGTCGCTACTATGCTCAGGGTTTCTGTGGAAGGGGTGAGAATTGTCCATTCACGCATGGCCAGAGGAAGAAATGTCCAATCAGTTTTGCTAATCCGCAACCTGCCCTTTCCCCAAAAGATTTTAACGTTGTCCAAGGTTTTGGGAAAATGGGGGAACAATCTTATCCTGAAAAGATATTAATGAGGAAGAATGGTCTAAATTCAGTTAAAGAAATCAACTTTATCAGAGAAAGTGAATTGTTTACAAATTCGAGCTCTAATGGAAGGATGATTTCAAATGGCCATTTCTACCACAATGCTCATATCGTTGGCACTAGATCATCCCCAGTGGATGGTAGGAAATACTGGCCCCAGCCCCTTGATACTAAAGACAGCAGGCATGATAATCTGAGGTTGCAAACTCGGAAGTATAATTCAGTAGATGAAGTTACTGGTAGAATTTATTTAATGGCTAAGGATCAAAGTGGTTGCCGTTTCttgcaaaggaaaatgacagAGGGCAATGCTGAAGATATTGAGAAGATCTTCCTTGAGATTGTTGGACATGTTGTTGAGCTTATGACACATCCTTTTGGCAATTATCTTGTTCAAAAGCTGCTTGAAGTGTGTAGCGAGGATCAGAGGACACAAATAGTCTTTGCGATCACTGCAAAAGCCGGAGATCTTCTTACAGTTTCAATTAACATGCATGG GACTAGGTCTGTTCAAAAGGTGATTGAAACCATTAAAAGCCCAGAGCAATTTTGGATGGTTGTTGCATCACTGAAGCCTGGTATCGTGAATTTGATTAAAGATTTGAATGGTTATCATGTTGCAGAATGCTGCTTGCAGTACTTGATGCCTGGATATATTGAG TTCCTTTTTGAAGCTGTGAGTGCTCACTGTGTTGAGCTTGCAACGGATTGTCATGGCTGCCGTGTACTTCAAAAATGCCTTGGCCATTCTGATGGGGAACATAGACGCCGTTTGCTATCTGCAATCATTGCCAATGCTCTTATCCTGTCCCAAGATCCATTTGG GAATTATGTTGTGCAATATGTATTTGAACTTGAGGGTTCATGGGCAAGAACAGAAGTGCTCAACCAATTGGAGGGTTACTATAGGTACCTCTCCATGCAGAAGTACAGCAGCAATGTTGTTGAGAAGTGCCTGAAATATGCTGGGGAAGAGCAGTTTGCTCGTATCATTCAAGAATTCATGGATCATCCCCAATTAGATCAGATGATGCTGGACCCATATGCCAATTATGTCATTCAAACCGCATTAAACCACTCCAAG GGGGCACTTCATGCTGCATTATTGGAGGCAATAAGGCCCCATATTCCAGCACTCAGGACAAACCCATATGGGAAAAAGGTCTTATCCAGCTGCGGGTTGAAGAAATAA